A genomic window from Cucumis melo cultivar AY chromosome 8, USDA_Cmelo_AY_1.0, whole genome shotgun sequence includes:
- the LOC103484772 gene encoding uncharacterized protein LOC103484772, whose protein sequence is MANPGVGTKFVSVNLNKSYGQTHHHHHHHHHHSSHSNSYGSNRTRPGGHGVGGGMVVLSRPRSSQKPGPKLSVPPPLNLPSLRKEHERLDSLGSGTGPTGGGVLGNGQRPTSAGMGWTKPRTNDLPEKEGPSANIVDKIDPSLRSVDGVSGGSSVYMPPSARAGMTGPVVSTSASSQVHAAVEKSPVLRGEDFPSLQATLPSAAAPSQKQRDGLSSKLKHVSEGSYEEQRDSAHLSSRIDARSNYQSSQKSVRSENAKNGNSFSSGTFQSPESSRKQEDIFPGPLPLVSMNPRSDWADDERDTSHGLIDRVRDRGHPKSEAYWERDFDMPRVSSLPHKPTHNFSQRWNLPDDESGKFHSSDIHKVDPYGRDSRMASRDGWEGGNFRKNNPVPKDGFGSDNGNDRNAIAGRLTSVDRETNADNMHVSHFREHANKDGRRDAGFGQNGRQTWNSATESYSSQEPDRTVKDKYGSEQHSRFRGETHNTSVANSSYSSGLKRIPADEPLLNFGRDRRSFAKIEKPYMEDPFMKDFGASSFDGRDPFTAGLVGVVKRKKDVIKQTDFHDPVRESFEAELERVQQIQEQERQRIIEEQERALELARREEEERQRLAREHEERQRRAEEEAREAAWRAEQERLEAIQKAEELRIAREEEKQRIFLEEERRKQAAKLKLLELEEKIAKRQAEAVKSSTSNSDIPEKKIPSVVKDVSRLVDTVDWEDGEKMVERITTSASSESSSINRSSEVGLRSQFSRDGSPSFVDRGKSVNSWRRDFYERGSGSQFVLQDQSTGYNGPRREVSTGGRVSSRKEFYGGAAFTTSKTSHRRGITEPQSDEYSQLRGQRPNLSGGVDHYNRTQEFDSDFQDNVENFGDHGWRQESGHNNFYFPYPERVNPISETDGSYSVGRSRYSQRQPRVLPPPSVASMQKSSVRNEYESVPRDIESEIQYDHPASNISTAQTMYIHHENRALPEIIDVNLENGENEEQKTDGNTTLRCDSQSTLSVFSPPTSPTHLSHEDLDDSGDSPVLSASREGTLSIEDNDSAVPAKAGKEIMITSTRVSTGDEDEWGAVDEHVQEQEEYDEDDDGYQEEDEVHEGEDENIDLVPDFDDLHLDDKGSPHMLDNLVLGFNEGVEVGMPNDEFERIPGNEENLYVASEISNDIREERGSSEGLQVDGNKVCQYVDASSQIRIDPEEMQDLVMQSKTAQALPDSEITEQGNASCRSSVSVRQPISSSVSMASQSISGQVIVPSAVSGQAEPPVKLQFGLFSGPSLIPSPVPAIQIGSIQMPLHLHPQITQSMTHMHSSQPPLFQFGQLRYTSSVSPGVLPLAPQPLTFAPTVQTGFSLNKNPGDGLSIHPSQETCAHSSRKNDSSPFSMDNQQGLVSRSLNVNPSGESKSLPLTESMESKVVSPQDQAAVSCIDESNSRSEPGFQAEHHRLHVSTSDNHYVVSRGKESEGRAQDGMGSFDSASRNKGSSGLKGRGQFPGGRGKKYIFTVKNSGSRLPFPVSESTRLETGGFQRRPRRNITRTEFRVRETADKKLSNSQVSSNHVGVDDKPTVSGRTAVSSARNGTRKVIMSNKSSKRALESEGLSSGVSTSVELDAGNRSEKGVKKEYLGKSQGSQYSGEGSFRRNICSGEDADTPLQSGIIRVFEQPGIEAPSDEDDFIEVRSKRQMLNDRREQREKEIKAKSHNTKIPRKGRSTLKSALSSVSSSKVYAPKEAETVKRTRSDFVAADGGVRGSGNVVVSSAFSPPVVSQPLAPIGTPALKSDSQTERSHTARSIQTSGPALATNDGRNLDSSLMFDKKDDILDNVQSSFASWGNSRINQQVIALTQTQLDEAMKPAQFDLHPPAGDTNVPSPSILAMDRSYSSAANPISSLLAGEKIQFGAVTSPTVLPPGSCSTLLGIGTPTGLCHSDISIPHKLSGAENDCHLFFEKEKHRPESCTHIEDSEAEAEAAASAVAVAAISSDEMVTNGIGTCSVSVSDTNNFGSGDINVIATGSTGDQQLASKTRADDSLTVALPADLSVETPPISLWPTLPSPQNSSSQMLSHFPGGSPSQFPFYEINPMLGGPVFTFGPHDESVPTTQAQTQKSSAPAPGPLGSWKHCHSGVDSFYGPPTGFTGPFISPGGIPGVQGPPHMVVYNHFAPVGQFGQVGLSFMGATYIPSGKQHDWKHSPGPSSLGVDGDQKNLNMVSAQRMPANLPPIQHLAPGSPLLPMASPLAMFDVSPFQASPEMSVQTRWPSSVSPAQPVPLSMPMQQQQAEGILPSHFSHASSSDPTFSVNRFPGSQASVASDHKRNFTVSADATVTQLPDELGIVDSSSCVSSGASVPNVDINSLSVTDAGQTGVKNCSSSSNSGQNNAGTNLKSSLHHKGISSAQQYSHSSGYNYQRGGASQKNSSGGSEWSHRRTGFVGRNQSGAEKNFSSAKMKQIYVAKQPSNGNLRV, encoded by the exons ATGGCTAATCCTGGCGTCGGGACCAAGTTTGTGTCCGTGAATCTCAACAAATCGTATGGACAGactcatcatcatcatcatcatcatcatcatcattcatCTCATTCCAATTCTTATGGATCAAACCGAACGCGACCTGGTGGTCATGGGGTCGGCGGAGGAATGGTGGTCCTGTCGAGGCCCCGTAGTTCCCAGAAACCTGGGCCGAAGCTTTCTGTTCCACCCCCCTTGAATCTGCCTTCTTTGCGAAAGGAGCATGAGAGACTTGATTCTTTGGGTTCAGGCACTGGCCCAACTGGTGGAGGGGTTTTGGGAAACGGACAGAGGCCAACTTCAGCTGGTATGGGTTGGACAAAGCCGCGCACCAACGATTTGCCAGAGAAAGAAGGGCCTAGTGCTAATATAGTTGATAAAATTGATCCTTCTTTGCGAAGTGTTGATGGGGTGAGCGGTGGGAGTAGTGTGTATATGCCTCCTTCTGCTCGTGCTGGTATGACAGGCCCGGTAGTGTCTACTTCTGCTTCCTCTCAGGTGCATGCTGCAGTTGAAAAATCCCCCGTTTTGAGAGGTGAGGATTTCCCTTCGTTGCAAGCAACGTTACCTTCTGCAGCTGCGCCTTCTCAGAAACAGAGAGATGGGTTGAGTTCTAAGTTGAAACACGTGTCTGAAGGTTCATATGAAGAACAGAGGGATTCTGCTCATTTAAGTTCAAGAATAGATGCCCGCTCAAATTATCAGTCTTCGCAGAAAAGTGTTCGTAGTGAAAATGCAAAAAATGGCAACTCTTTCAGCTCTGGGACTTTCCAGTCACCAGAATCATCTCGGAAGCAGGAAGACATTTTCCCAGGTCCTTTACCACTCGTGTCAATGAATCCTAGATCAGACTGGGCTGATGATGAACGTGATACAAGTCATGGTTTGATTGACAGGGTTAGGGATCGAGGGCACCCCAAGAGCGAGGCTTATTGGGAGAGGGACTTTGACATGCCTCGGGTTAGTTCTCTTCCCCACAAGCCCACTCATAATTTTTCTCAGAGATGGAATCTGCCGGATGATGAATCTGGGAAGTTCCATTCCAGTGATATTCATAAAGTGGACCCGTATGGTCGAGATTCCAGGATGGCCAGTAGAGATGGCTGGGAAGGAGGAAACTTTCGGAAAAACAATCCTGTACCAAAAGATGGATTTGGTTCAGACAATGGTAATGATAGAAATGCTATTGCGGGAAGGCTCACTAGTGTTGATCGAGAAACAAATGCTGATAACATGCACGTTTCACATTTCCGAGAACATGCTAATAAAGATGGGAGGAGAGATGCTGGATTTGGACAGAATGGGCGGCAAACTTGGAATAGTGCAACAGAATCTTATAGCTCTCAGGAACCAGATCGGactgtaaaagacaaatatggTAGTGAGCAACACAGTAGGTTCAGGGGTGAAACACATAATACATCAGTTGCTAACTCGTCATACTCTTCGGGTTTAAAACGAATTCCTGCTGATGAGCCATTGCTGAACTTTGGCAGGGATAGACGTTCATTTGCAAAGATTGAGAAACCTTACATGGAAGATCCTTTTATGAAAGATTTTGGAGCCTCTAGTTTTGATGGACGAGATCCTTTTACTGCTGGTCTTGTTGGGGTTGTTAAGAGGAAGAAGGATGTGATTAAGCAGACTGATTTTCATGACCCTGTCAGGGAATCTTTTGAGGCCGAACTTGAGAGAGTTCAACAGATTCAAGAGCAGGAGCGACAGCGAATTATTGAGGAGCAAGAAAGAGCTCTAGAACTAGCTAGgagagaagaggaagagagaCAGAGGCTTGCCAGGGAACATGAAGAAAGGCAGAGGAGAGCTGAAGAAGAAGCCAGAGAAGCAGCCTGGAGAGCTGAGCAAGAACGACTGGAGGCTATCCAAAAGGCTGAAGAACTTCGGATAGCTAGAGAGGAAGAAAAACAGAGGATTTTTCTGGAGGAAGAGAGAAGAAAGCAGGCTGCTAAGCTAAAACTTTTAGAATTGGAGGAAAAGATAGCCAAGAGGCAGGCTGAAGCTGTGAAATCAAGTACTTCGAATTCAGATATTCCTGAAAAGAAAATTCCAAGTGTTGTAAAAGATGTTTCCAGGTTGGTAGACACAGTTGATTGGGAAGATGGTGAAAAGATGGTGGAGCGAATCACTACATCAGCTTCTTCTGAGTCTTCTAGCATAAATAGGTCCTCTGAGGTAGGCCTTAGATCTCAATTTTCTAGAGATGGTTCTCCTTCCTTTGTGGATAGAGGCAAGTCTGTTAATTCATGGAGGAGAGATTTTTACGAGAGAGGAAGTGGCTCTCAGTTTGTTCTACAGGATCAAAGTACTGGATACAATGGCCCAAGGCGGGAGGTATCAACTGGTGGGCGGGTATCTTCTAGGAAAGAATTTTATGGGGGAGCTGCATTTACAACTTCCAAGACATCTCATAGGAGAGGTATAACAGAACCACAATCTGATGAATATTCTCAGTTAAGAGGGCAGAGACCTAACCTTTCTGGAGGTGTCGATCATTATAACAGGACCCAAGAGTTCGACTCCGATTTTCAGGATAATGTTGAGAATTTTGGTGATCATGGATGGAGGCAAGAGAGTGGTCACAACAACTTCTATTTTCCTTACCCTGAACGTGTAAATCCAATTTCTGAGACTGATGGGTCCTACTCTGTTGGTAGGTCACGTTATTCCCAGAGGCAACCTCGTGTCCTTCCTCCTCCATCTGTAGCTTCTATGCAGAAATCTTCTGTCAGGAATGAATATGAATCTGTTCCCAGGGATATTGAAAGTGAGATACAATATGACCATCCGGCAAGTAATATTTCTACTGCTCAGACAATGTATATTCATCATGAAAACCGTGCACTTCCTGAGATAATTGATGTTAATTTAGAGAATGGTGAGAATGAGGAGCAGAAGACTGATGGCAACACAACACTGCGGTGTGACTCACAGTCAACCCTTTCTGTTTTTAGCCCCCCGACCTCTCCAACTCATCTATCTCATGAGGACTTGGATGATTCTGGAGATTCTCCTGTTTTATCAGCTAGTAGAGAAGGCACATTGTCAATAGAGGATAATGATTCTGCTGTACCAGCCAAGGCTGGGAAAGAGATCATGATTACCTCTACTAGGGTATCTACAGGCGATGAAGATGAATGGGGTGCTGTAGACGAGCATGTGCAAGAACAGGAAGAAtatgatgaagatgatgatgggTATCAGGAAGAAGACGAAGTTCATGAAGGAGAGGATGAGAACATTGACCTTGTACCAGATTTTGATGATTTGCATCTAGATGATAAAGGATCACCTCATATGTTAGATAACTTGGTATTAGGTTTTAATGAAGGCGTTGAAGTGGGGATGCCAAATGATGAGTTTGAAAGAATTCCAGGAAATGAGGAAAATTTGTATGTCGCTTCTGAAATTTCAAATGACATCAGAGAAGAGCGGGGATCTTCTGAAGGATTGCAAGTTGATGGTAATAAAGTCTGTCAATATGTGGATGCTTCTTCTCAAATAAGGATTGACCCTGAGGAGATGCAGGACTTGGTTATGCAGTCTAAAACTGCACAAGCATTGCCAGACTCTGAAATTACCGAACAAGGAAATGCTTCTTGCAGATCTAGTGTATCTGTTCGACAGCCAATCTCATCTTCAGTTTCCATGGCCTCACAATCTATATCTGGTCAAGTTATTGTGCCAAGTGCCGTTTCTGGTCAAGCTGAGCCTCCTGTTAAGCTTCAGTTTGGGTTGTTCTCAGGTCCTTCTCTCATACCATCTCCTGTACCAGCCATACAGATAGGTTCTATACAGATGCCTCTTCATTTGCATCCTCAGATTACTCAATCTATGACTCATATGCATTCATCACAGCCCCCTCTTTTCCAGTTTGGGCAGCTAAGGTATACATCTTCTGTCTCTCCAGGTGTACTGCCTTTGGCTCCTCAACCACTGACATTTGCCCCCACTGTTCAAACtggtttttctttaaataaaaaccCAGGAGATGGCCTGTCCATTCATCCTTCTCAGGAAACCTGTGCTCATAGTTCACGTAAAAATGATTCGTCGCCTTTTTCGATGGATAACCAACAAGGGCTTGTCTCAAGATCCTTGAATGTGAATCCATCAGGGGAGTCAAAGTCATTACCATTAACAGAAAGTATGGAAAGCAAAGTTGTGTCTCCACAAGATCAAGCTGCAGTTTCTTGCATTGATGAGAGCAATTCCAGATCCGAACCAGGTTTTCAAGCAGAACATCATCGGCTCCATGTTTCAACTTCAGATAATCATTATGTGGTATCAAGGGGAAAAGAATCTGAAGGTCGAGCTCAGGATGGGATGGGATCATTTGATTCTGCTTCAAGAAATAAGGGTTCGAGCGGGTTAAAAGGTCGTGGCCAGTTTCCTGGTGGAAGAGGGAAAAAATACATCTTTACAGTAAAAAATTCTGGATCCAGATTGCCATTCCCAGTTTCTGAATCTACTCGCTTAGAAACTGGTGGATTTCAGAGGCGGCCTAGGCGCAATATTACACGTACTGAGTTTCGTGTTCGAGAAACTGCAGACAAGAAGTTGTCTAATAGCCAAGTTTCTTCGAACCATGTAGGGGTAGATGATAAGCCAACTGTTAGTGGAAGAACTGCAGTCAGTTCTGCCAGAAATGGGACTAGGAAGGTTATCATGTCTAATAAGTCATCAAAAAGAGCATTAGAGTCTGAAGGATTAAGCTCTGGGGTGAGCACTTCCGTAGAGCTTGATGCTGGTAATAGATCTGAAAAGGGAGTGAAAAAAGAGTATTTGGGCAAGAGCCAGGGAAGCCAATACTCTGGAGAAGGTAGCTTCAGAAGGAATATTTGTTCTGGGGAGGATGCTGATACCCCTTTGCAGAGTGGAATCATTCGTGTATTTGAGCAACCTGGCATCGAGGCTCCCAGTGATGAGGATGATTTCATTGAGGTGCGTTCAAAAAGGCAGATGCTGAATGATAGGCGTGAACAAAGAGAGAAGGAGATCAAGGCGAAGTCCCACAACACAAAG ATCCCACGGAAAGGTCGATCTACTTTGAAAAGTGCATTATCCTCAGTCAGTTCAAGCAAAGTTTATGCCCCTAAGGAAGCAGAAACAGTTAAAAGAACTCGATCTGATTTTGTTGCTGCTGATGGAGGAGTACGTGGATCAGGAAATGTTGTGGTGTCAAGTGCATTTAGTCCTCCAGTTGTCTCTCAACCATTGGCCCCAATTGGGACCCCTGCTCTAAAATCTGATTCCCAGACTGAGAGATCACATACTGCTAG GTCTATCCAGACGAGTGGCCCTGCATTGGCAACTAATGATGGAAGAAATCTTGACTCAAGCTTGATGTTTGATAAGAAGGACGATATTCTGGATAATGTTCAATCATCTTTTGCTTCCTGGGGCAATTCACGCATAAATCAACAG GTTATTGCCCTGACACAAACCCAACTTGATGAGGCTATGAAGCCTGCTCAATTTGATTTACATCCTCCAGCTGGTGATACTAATGTGCCATCGCCATCTATCTTAGCGATGGATAGGTCATATTCTTCTGCTGCTAATCCAATCAGTTCTCTGCTTGCTGGGGAGAAAATTCAGTTCG GTGCAGTCACATCTCCAACTGTTCTTCCTCCTGGTAGCTGTTCCACTTTGCTTGGGATTGGCACCCCCACTGGTCTCTGTCACTCGGACATCTCAATTCCTCACAAACTCTCTGGTGCTGAGAATGATTGCCATCTTTTCTTCGAGAAAGAGAAGCATCGCCCTGAATCTTGTACTCATATTGAAGATAGTGAAGCTGAAGCTGAGGCAGCTGCGTCTGCTGTTGCTGTTGCAGCTATCAGTAGTGACGAGATGGTCACTAATGGAATTGGCACATGCTCTGTGTCAGTTTCTGATACCAATAATTTTGGCAGTGGCGATATTAACGTTATAGCAACAG GTTCAACTGGTGATCAGCAACTAGCCAGCAAAACAAGGGCGGATGACTCTCTTACCGTAGCCCTTCCTGCAGATTTGTCTGTTGAAACTCCCCCAATTTCCCTGTGGCCAACTTTGCCTAGTCCACAGAATTCTTCAAGCCAGATGCTTTCACATTTTCCTGGTGGTTCGCCTTCCCAATTTCCCTTTTATGAGATTAATCCTATGTTAGGAGGTCCTGTCTTTACGTTTGGACCCCATGATGAGTCGGTACCCACCACCCAAGCTCAAACACAAAAGAGCAGTGCACCAGCGCCTGGCCCACTTGGATCCTGGAAACACTGTCATTCTGGTGTCGATTCATTCTATGGGCCACCTACTGGTTTTACTGGTCCGTTCATAAGTCCTGGAGGCATCCCAGGGGTTCAAGGTCCTCCGCACATGGTTGTATACAATCACTTTGCTCCTGTTGGACAGTTTGGGCAAGTTGGCTTGAGTTTCATGGGTGCTACGTATATTCCTTCTGGAAAACAGCATGACTGGAAGCATAGCCCTGGACCTTCTTCTTTGGGCGTTGATGGGGATCAGAAAAATTTGAATATGGTTTCGGCTCAACGTATGCCCGCCAACTTACCTCCAATCCAGCATTTGGCCCCTGGTTCGCCCCTGCTGCCCATGGCTTCTCCATTAGCCATGTTTGATGTTTCTCCATTCCAG GCCTCTCCTGAAATGTCAGTCCAAACTCGGTGGCCTTCTTCAGTATCCCCTGCCCAGCCTGTGCCTCTATCCATGCCTATGCAGCAGCAGCAGGCGGAAGGCATTCTTCCTTCTCATTTTAGTCATGCATCATCTTCTGATCCGACTTTTTCAGTTAATAGATTTCCTGGATCACAAGCCTCTGTAGCATCCGACCACAAGCGTAATTTTACCGTGTCCGCGGATGCAACTGTCACCCAACTTCCGGATGAGCTTGGAATAGTTGATTCTTCAAGTTGCGTAAGTTCCGGGGCTTCAGTGCCAAATGTTGACATTAACAGCCTATCGGTTACTGATGCTGGACAGACTGGTGTTAAAAATTGCAGTAGCAGCAGCAACAGTGGTCAGAATAATGCAGGCACCAATTTAAAATCGTCGTTGCATCACAAGGGCATATCATCCGCTCAGCAATACAGTCATTCTTCTGGATACAATTATCAGAGAGGTGGTGCTTCTCAAAAGAATAGTTCAGGTGGCAGTGAATGGTCCCACCGGAGAACTGGGTTCGTGGGAAGAAACCAGTCTGGAGCTGAAAAGAACTTTTCCTCTGCAAAAATGAAGCAAATTTATGTGGCCAAGCAACCATCGAACGGAAATCTCAGAGTATAG